A DNA window from Streptomyces sp. B21-083 contains the following coding sequences:
- a CDS encoding MFS transporter, producing MSELSPRRRMLVLAICCMSLLIVSLDVTVLNVALPSMEKDLGASVAGMQWALDAYTLVLASLLMLAGSTADRIGRRRVFLTGLVLFTLGSVLCSLAPNLDSLIVFRMIQAVGGSMLNPVAMSIITNTFTDPRERARAIGVWGAVVGISMAAGPIIGGLLVDSVGWRSIFWINLPVGLAALLLTLRYVPESRAPKARRPDPVGQVLVIALLGSLTYAIIEAPSSPVSHTLAFGTVALAALLGLLYYEPRRAEPLIDLRFFRSVPFSGATVVAVSAFAALSGFLFLSTLYLQNVRGLSALHAGLWMLPMAVMCFVCAPISGRLVGSRGPRVPLLTAGVAITASGVLFAGFDAESSNVTLVMGYFLFGLGFGFVNAPITNTAVSGMPRAQAGVAAAVASTSRQTGGTLGVAVIGAVLASGIGSGPYREVFVAASRPGWWIIAGCGLAVLILGAVTTGGWARKTAERAAGRLEDGADGDGGSVGGSRADGGADGGGETGVRGVAGARTAK from the coding sequence ATGTCCGAGCTGAGTCCCCGCCGCCGCATGCTCGTGCTCGCGATCTGCTGCATGAGCCTGCTGATCGTGAGCCTCGACGTCACCGTGCTCAATGTCGCGCTGCCCTCCATGGAGAAGGACCTGGGCGCGAGCGTGGCCGGTATGCAATGGGCGCTCGACGCGTACACGCTCGTGCTGGCCTCGCTGCTCATGCTGGCGGGCTCGACCGCCGACCGGATCGGCCGCCGCCGGGTCTTCCTGACGGGGCTGGTGCTGTTCACGCTCGGCTCGGTGCTCTGTTCGCTCGCTCCGAACCTCGACTCGCTCATCGTGTTCCGCATGATCCAGGCGGTCGGCGGTTCGATGCTCAACCCGGTCGCCATGTCGATCATCACCAACACCTTCACCGACCCGCGCGAGCGGGCCCGGGCGATCGGCGTGTGGGGCGCGGTGGTCGGCATATCCATGGCCGCCGGTCCGATCATCGGCGGCCTGCTCGTGGACTCCGTCGGCTGGCGCTCGATCTTCTGGATCAACCTGCCGGTGGGCCTCGCCGCGCTCCTGCTCACCCTGCGGTACGTCCCGGAGTCCCGGGCGCCGAAGGCCCGCCGTCCCGACCCGGTCGGCCAGGTCCTGGTCATCGCGCTGCTCGGGTCCCTGACGTACGCGATCATCGAGGCGCCCAGCTCACCGGTCTCGCACACGCTCGCCTTCGGGACGGTCGCCCTGGCCGCGCTGCTCGGGCTGCTGTACTACGAGCCCCGGCGCGCCGAACCCCTCATCGACCTGCGGTTCTTCCGGTCGGTGCCGTTCAGCGGGGCGACCGTGGTCGCGGTCAGCGCGTTCGCGGCGCTGAGCGGGTTCCTGTTCCTGTCGACGCTGTACCTGCAGAACGTGCGCGGGCTGTCGGCGCTGCACGCGGGTCTGTGGATGCTGCCGATGGCGGTGATGTGCTTCGTCTGCGCGCCGATCTCGGGGCGCCTGGTCGGCAGCCGGGGCCCGCGCGTCCCGCTCCTCACGGCCGGGGTCGCCATCACCGCGAGTGGGGTCCTCTTCGCCGGGTTCGATGCGGAGTCGTCGAACGTGACGCTGGTCATGGGGTACTTCCTGTTCGGCCTCGGCTTCGGTTTCGTCAACGCGCCCATCACCAACACGGCCGTCTCGGGCATGCCCCGAGCCCAGGCCGGGGTGGCCGCAGCGGTCGCCTCCACCAGCCGCCAGACCGGCGGCACGCTGGGGGTCGCGGTGATCGGCGCGGTGCTGGCGTCGGGCATCGGGTCGGGCCCGTACAGGGAGGTGTTCGTCGCCGCGTCGCGGCCCGGCTGGTGGATCATCGCGGGCTGCGGGCTGGCCGTACTGATCCTGGGTGCCGTCACGACCGGCGGCTGGGCCCGGAAGACGGCGGAGCGGGCCGCCGGGCGCCTGGAGGACGGAGCGGACGGGGACGGCGGGAGTGTGGGTGGTTCGCGCGCCGATGGTGGCGCCGACGGGGGCGGGGAGACGGGCGTGCGAGGTGTGGCGGGGGCGCGTACGGCGAAGTGA
- a CDS encoding helix-turn-helix transcriptional regulator yields the protein MTTIAQETTAQQREPQRPGGRGSESRRHELAVFLRSRRERITPEQVGLPRGRRRRTPGLRREEVAQLSAVGVTWYTWLEQARAIQVSEQVLDALARTLLLDPSERAHLFQLAGAVDPTPAASCPTITPAIRELLRALDPIPACIQNSRYDIQAYNRTYSRLMGDLDAVPPEDRNLMLLVYTNEEWRSSVVLLEETMRVMAAKLRVQQAAHLGDPAWKLMLKRLRTRSPEFCAIWERYEVVAARGKTKQFRNPYVGLLTVDHTDLWLAPELGTRLVTLVPTDEETRERLEKLYAMALSGDWGEARRE from the coding sequence GTGACCACCATCGCCCAGGAAACCACCGCTCAGCAACGGGAGCCGCAGCGGCCCGGCGGGCGCGGATCGGAAAGCCGGCGCCACGAGCTCGCCGTCTTCCTCCGCAGCCGCCGCGAGCGCATCACCCCCGAGCAGGTCGGGCTGCCGCGAGGCCGACGGCGCCGAACGCCGGGGCTGCGCCGGGAGGAGGTCGCCCAGCTCTCCGCCGTGGGCGTCACCTGGTACACCTGGCTCGAACAGGCCCGCGCCATCCAGGTCTCCGAACAGGTGCTCGACGCCCTCGCCCGCACCCTCCTGCTCGACCCGAGCGAACGCGCCCACCTCTTCCAGCTGGCCGGAGCCGTCGACCCCACCCCCGCCGCGAGCTGCCCGACGATCACCCCCGCCATCCGCGAACTGCTGCGCGCCCTCGACCCCATCCCGGCCTGCATCCAGAACAGCCGGTACGACATCCAGGCGTACAACCGCACGTACAGCCGTCTCATGGGCGACCTGGACGCCGTACCGCCCGAGGACCGCAACCTCATGCTCCTCGTCTACACGAACGAGGAGTGGCGCTCGTCGGTCGTCCTGCTCGAAGAGACGATGCGGGTCATGGCGGCCAAGCTCCGGGTCCAGCAGGCCGCCCATCTCGGCGATCCCGCCTGGAAGTTGATGCTCAAGCGGCTGCGCACCCGGTCCCCGGAGTTCTGTGCGATCTGGGAGCGGTACGAGGTGGTCGCCGCCCGAGGCAAGACTAAGCAGTTCCGCAATCCGTACGTCGGTCTGCTCACCGTCGACCACACCGACCTCTGGCTCGCCCCGGAACTGGGCACCCGCCTGGTGACACTCGTCCCGACGGACGAGGAGACACGCGAGCGCCTGGAGAAGCTGTACGCGATGGCCTTGAGCGGGGATTGGGGGGAGGCCAGGAGGGAGTAG